A stretch of DNA from Streptomyces rubradiris:
GGGTCTCCCCGCGCCGCGCCGCCGAGATCCGGCCCGGCCCGACCGCCAGGTGCGCGGGGTCGGACGGGCGCGCGTGCTGTCGTACCAGGGTCGGCGCCAGCTCGGGCGTGCCCGACCAGGCGGCCTCGTCCACCAGGTGCGCGGCCAGGTGCCAGGGCTCGTACTCCGGCGTGCCCACCAGCAGCAGCCCGCCCCCGTGCGCCACCACCGACCCGCGCAGCACGCCCGCGAATCTCCGGGTGGCCCCCAGCCACTCCGTCCCGGCGAGCACTTCCCGCAGCAACGCGACCCGTACGGCGTCCATGTGGCCGAATCCTGCCGCAACGGGCCACTCGTGACCGGGAGTTCACCGGGAATTCGCCCGACCCGGGGAAAAGGCGCCCCATACGGGAACCGCGGGAGACGCGTACACGGCTCCCGAGAGACCCGTACGCGGCGCGTGCCGGCCCGGCACGCGCCCCCCGTCAGCTCCACAAGGCCCCACCCGCGCCCCTGCACTCCCTGCACGCCCATCCGCGACCGTATGCGACCGTCCGTGACCGAGGAGCCGCCCCGTGACCGACCCGACCGTTTCCCCGACCGACGTGACCGTCCCCTTCCGCGCGGGCCGCGAGGGGTACGCGAGCTTCCGCATACCCGCCGTCGTCGCCACCCGGGCCGGCACCCTGCTCGCCTTCTGCGAGGGCCGGGCCGGCTCCGCCGCCGACCACGGGCACATCGACATCGTGCTGAAGCGGTCCACGGACGGCGGCCGGACCTGGGGCCCGCTCCAGGTCGCCGCGAGCAACGGCACCGACCTCGCCGGCAACCCCGCCCCCGTCGTCCTCGACACCGGCCGCGTCCTGCTGGTCCACGTCCGCGCCGCAGGCTGGGCCACCGAGGCCGCCATCGTGCGCGGGCAGGTCCCGGACGCCGACGGCCGGCGGGTGTGGGTGCAGCACAGCGACGACGACGGGGTGACGTGGTCAGCGCCCAGGGAGATCACGCAGCAGGTGAAGACACCGGGCTGGCGCTGGTACGCCACCACCCCCGGCCACGCCCTCCAGCTGACCTCCGGCCGGGTCCTGGTCCCGGCCAACCACACCGCGCCGCCCACCGGCACCGACACCGGCGCCGAGGCGAAGTACAACGGCGGGCACTGCCTGCTCAGCGACGACCGCGGCGAGAACTGGTACCTCGGCTACCTGGACGACAACACCGACGGCTACGTCAACGTCAACGAGACCACCGCCGCCGAACTCCCCGACGGCCGCGTCTACCTCAACGCCCGCAACGACTCGCCCTCACCCGGCAACCGCGCCGACGCCCACTCCCCGGACGGCGGCAGGACGCTCCTCAAGCCCTTCCGCCCGCAGGCCGGCCTGACCGCACCCGTCTGCCAGGCCGCCGTCCTCCAGCTCCGCGACCCCGACCTGCTGCTGTTCTCCGCCCCCGCCGACCCCGGCAACGCCCGCGCCCTGATGACGATCCGCGTCTCCCGCGACGGCGGCACCACCTGGCGCCCGGCCTACACCGCCGACGGACTGCCCGCCGCCTACTCCGACCTGGTCCGCGTCGACCCGCGCACGGTGGGGCTGCTGTACGAGACGGGCGACTTCGGTCCCTACGAGACGATCACCTTCCGCCGGGTGCCGGTACGGCGGCTGACCTGAGCCGGTGCCCCGGCAGGACCGGACGTAGAGTCGGGCCATGACCTCTACCGACAGTGCACAGAAGGCCCCCGCCAAGGACCCCTGGGACCTGCCCGACGTCTCCGGGTACACCGTAGGCGTGCTCGGCGGCACCGGACCGCAGGGCAAGGG
This window harbors:
- a CDS encoding sialidase family protein gives rise to the protein MTDPTVSPTDVTVPFRAGREGYASFRIPAVVATRAGTLLAFCEGRAGSAADHGHIDIVLKRSTDGGRTWGPLQVAASNGTDLAGNPAPVVLDTGRVLLVHVRAAGWATEAAIVRGQVPDADGRRVWVQHSDDDGVTWSAPREITQQVKTPGWRWYATTPGHALQLTSGRVLVPANHTAPPTGTDTGAEAKYNGGHCLLSDDRGENWYLGYLDDNTDGYVNVNETTAAELPDGRVYLNARNDSPSPGNRADAHSPDGGRTLLKPFRPQAGLTAPVCQAAVLQLRDPDLLLFSAPADPGNARALMTIRVSRDGGTTWRPAYTADGLPAAYSDLVRVDPRTVGLLYETGDFGPYETITFRRVPVRRLT